A region of uncultured Desulfobacter sp. DNA encodes the following proteins:
- a CDS encoding two-component regulator propeller domain-containing protein: MTAFFRGQCQKKMVPMWDGRPGRLGLFLVPLPFLALVLILCSPDASLAFRAMFSHPFDTGSYNCGLTQDRDGFIWVGTPEGVVRWDGYEMKRFSSGPASLSNDIAPCVFADSSGFRIWVATMGGGLNCYDKRLNRFIYFRHDPDNPASISSDFFNWSPRTIAEDRDGKIWAGTQQGLNIYDPLKGTFVRYLPEPGNPDSLSHENISTVFIDRENRVWAGTKAGDLNCLDKGTKRVARISLGHFGQHSQSDSENGGPGCINSIIQGPKGFLWIGTAKAGLLRLDPQTLEIRQFAHAPDKAKGIASNYVYMLMSDGRGDIWISHSYTDPVGLEIFNIDSQTFTRLSHDPDNPLSPRGDKIMDLFMDRQGIIWTVENTGPVDAWDRFAHQFAVYRHNSRDCTSLGSNSVIMLYQDSRNTIWVAGGSQGGLSRFNPGSDDFSGAGPSGQTLPAFSAVYSVCEGSAGRFWVGAGDGSLNVYNRENHTLEATYQNPLVAGAPPRALIQDRLNPDLLWFGTQENGLFQFNKKTGRFRQFVYDSATPRSLSNNVALNLVEDHKGTLWISTKVGLNRYDPATDTFQRFIRGKNGLRGNNINDCHEDKKGRFWVSTEDAGLHLLDRETGVFTPVTQAQGLPSGAIRAIQEDDRGWLWLSSDKGLYLFDTKDRRVLEHYSAKDGLQGDRFSVFATSALKSREGELWFSGLSGVNRFHPDHIMKNPYIPPVKLVSLEQGGQPITIGKSPEIIELIHLPWQKNYFEFKFSALNFTRPGNNEYAYFLEGFETQWNRTGTRRYGQYTNLPGGSYTLRLFGSNNNGIWNKQGKAVKIQVDKPPWERTWAFILYFITGTGIWIGGWRLAHREVKKKIQAQAAELEREKQVIEQLRAIDRMKSDLLKKQVQVENELLKNKQRLEEMVKTRTLALNAEKEKAEAASQAKGEFLANMSHEIRTPLNLVIGFSDIIYKESQDETIKEYVATIRSAGNSLLAMLNDILDLSKAESGNFPLNYAAFNLGGLLREIHQVYANSALVKGLEFSVEMGEQTPSGIVLDRVRLRQILMNITGNAIKFTSSGFVKLTAGYRQFEKGTLFSELFFIIQDSGMGIAPGQKERIFERFSQQKGQDFDTYGGTGIGLSISKKLVEAMGGTIEVNSTPGRGSRFLVTIPNVASVSEMTQTLPWDDVIDDAQEKKEFHKLFVPAQTYTPMEIEKLKALLSLLTGKMLDRWAYLSETMIIGNVEAFAGQIVELGQTYGYAPLEMWGDAVLKQARTFDMASLPKTLKSFPAVIDQLQGLVQVQT; the protein is encoded by the coding sequence ATGACGGCATTCTTCAGGGGACAGTGTCAAAAAAAAATGGTGCCCATGTGGGATGGACGGCCGGGTCGTCTTGGTCTGTTTCTGGTCCCGCTTCCATTCCTGGCCCTGGTTCTGATTCTGTGCAGTCCGGACGCATCACTGGCCTTCAGAGCCATGTTCTCCCACCCCTTTGATACGGGATCATATAATTGCGGCCTTACCCAGGACCGGGACGGATTTATCTGGGTGGGGACCCCCGAAGGAGTGGTCCGGTGGGACGGATATGAGATGAAGCGGTTTTCATCCGGCCCTGCTTCCCTCAGCAACGATATCGCGCCCTGTGTGTTTGCCGACAGTTCCGGTTTCAGGATCTGGGTGGCCACCATGGGGGGCGGGTTAAATTGTTACGACAAGCGGTTGAACAGATTTATCTATTTCCGGCATGATCCTGACAATCCGGCCAGCATCAGTTCGGATTTTTTCAACTGGTCACCCAGGACCATTGCTGAAGACCGGGACGGAAAAATCTGGGCCGGAACCCAGCAAGGCCTGAACATCTACGACCCCCTTAAAGGGACCTTTGTCCGCTATCTTCCGGAACCCGGCAATCCCGACAGCCTGAGCCACGAAAATATTTCCACGGTCTTTATCGACCGGGAGAACAGGGTCTGGGCCGGAACCAAGGCCGGGGATCTGAATTGCCTGGACAAAGGAACAAAGCGTGTCGCCCGGATTTCCCTGGGACATTTTGGACAGCACTCCCAGAGCGATTCAGAAAATGGCGGCCCCGGGTGCATCAACAGCATCATCCAGGGGCCAAAGGGATTTCTCTGGATAGGCACAGCCAAAGCCGGACTTTTGCGCCTTGATCCCCAGACCCTTGAAATTCGGCAATTTGCCCATGCCCCCGATAAAGCCAAAGGAATCGCCAGCAACTATGTCTACATGCTCATGTCCGACGGCAGAGGTGATATCTGGATTTCCCACTCCTATACCGACCCTGTGGGGCTCGAAATTTTTAACATTGATTCACAGACATTCACACGCCTGAGCCATGATCCGGACAACCCTTTAAGCCCTAGGGGGGATAAGATCATGGACCTTTTCATGGACCGCCAGGGCATTATCTGGACTGTTGAAAACACAGGTCCTGTGGATGCCTGGGACAGATTTGCCCACCAGTTTGCCGTCTATCGCCACAATTCCAGGGACTGCACAAGCCTGGGATCCAACTCGGTGATCATGCTCTACCAGGACAGCCGGAATACCATCTGGGTTGCCGGCGGAAGCCAGGGCGGACTTTCCCGTTTCAATCCCGGGTCAGATGACTTTTCCGGGGCAGGTCCGTCTGGACAAACACTCCCGGCCTTTTCAGCGGTATATTCTGTGTGTGAGGGCAGTGCCGGCCGATTCTGGGTGGGGGCGGGTGACGGCTCCCTGAATGTATACAACCGGGAAAACCACACCCTGGAGGCGACCTATCAGAATCCTCTGGTCGCCGGAGCGCCGCCCAGGGCCCTTATTCAGGACCGTCTCAATCCGGACCTGCTGTGGTTCGGCACCCAGGAAAACGGACTCTTCCAGTTCAATAAAAAGACAGGCAGGTTTCGGCAGTTTGTCTATGACAGTGCCACCCCCCGGAGTCTGAGCAACAACGTGGCATTGAACCTGGTTGAGGACCACAAGGGAACCCTGTGGATTTCAACAAAAGTCGGACTGAACCGTTACGACCCCGCCACAGATACCTTTCAGCGGTTTATAAGAGGGAAAAACGGACTGCGGGGGAACAATATCAATGACTGCCATGAAGATAAAAAGGGCCGCTTCTGGGTGAGTACCGAAGATGCAGGACTTCATCTTCTTGACAGGGAAACCGGCGTGTTCACACCTGTTACACAGGCCCAGGGACTGCCCAGCGGAGCCATACGGGCCATACAGGAAGATGACAGGGGATGGCTCTGGCTCAGTTCTGACAAGGGACTGTATCTCTTTGACACCAAAGATCGCCGGGTGCTGGAGCATTACTCGGCCAAAGACGGACTCCAGGGAGACCGGTTCAGTGTCTTTGCCACCAGTGCACTGAAAAGCAGGGAGGGAGAGCTATGGTTTTCAGGCCTTTCAGGGGTGAACCGTTTCCACCCGGACCACATCATGAAAAACCCCTATATCCCGCCGGTGAAACTGGTGTCCCTTGAACAGGGGGGGCAACCCATCACCATCGGGAAATCACCGGAAATCATTGAGTTGATCCATCTGCCCTGGCAGAAAAACTATTTTGAATTTAAATTTTCAGCCCTGAATTTTACCCGCCCCGGAAACAATGAATATGCCTATTTTCTTGAAGGGTTTGAGACCCAGTGGAACCGGACAGGCACCCGCCGGTACGGCCAGTACACCAACCTGCCGGGAGGAAGCTATACCCTGCGGCTGTTCGGCAGCAACAACAACGGGATATGGAACAAACAGGGCAAGGCTGTCAAAATCCAGGTGGATAAGCCACCCTGGGAACGGACCTGGGCTTTTATACTTTATTTCATTACCGGTACCGGAATCTGGATCGGGGGCTGGCGGCTCGCCCACAGGGAGGTAAAAAAGAAAATCCAGGCTCAGGCAGCGGAGCTGGAAAGGGAAAAACAGGTCATCGAGCAGCTGCGCGCCATTGACAGGATGAAATCCGATTTGCTCAAGAAACAGGTCCAGGTGGAAAACGAATTGCTCAAAAACAAGCAGAGACTTGAAGAAATGGTTAAAACGAGGACCCTGGCCCTCAATGCTGAAAAGGAGAAAGCCGAAGCTGCCAGCCAGGCCAAAGGGGAGTTCCTGGCCAATATGAGCCATGAAATCCGGACACCGTTGAATCTGGTCATAGGCTTTTCCGATATCATTTATAAAGAGAGTCAGGATGAAACCATTAAAGAGTATGTGGCCACCATCCGTTCAGCCGGGAATTCACTTTTGGCCATGCTCAACGATATCCTTGATCTGTCAAAGGCGGAATCAGGAAATTTCCCTTTGAATTATGCCGCCTTTAATCTTGGGGGACTGCTCAGGGAGATTCACCAGGTTTATGCCAATTCCGCCCTGGTCAAGGGGCTTGAATTTTCTGTGGAGATGGGAGAACAGACACCCTCCGGTATCGTTCTGGACAGGGTCCGGCTCAGGCAGATCCTGATGAACATAACGGGGAATGCCATTAAATTCACCTCATCCGGATTTGTCAAACTCACGGCCGGATACCGGCAGTTTGAAAAAGGGACCCTGTTTTCAGAGCTGTTCTTTATCATCCAGGACAGCGGCATGGGCATTGCCCCTGGCCAGAAGGAGCGGATATTCGAACGGTTCAGCCAGCAGAAGGGCCAGGACTTTGACACCTATGGCGGAACCGGCATCGGGCTTTCCATATCCAAAAAACTGGTGGAGGCCATGGGCGGCACCATTGAGGTGAACTCAACCCCCGGCAGGGGCAGCCGGTTTCTGGTGACCATTCCCAATGTCGCAAGTGTATCCGAAATGACCCAAACCCTGCCTTGGGACGATGTTATAGATGACGCCCAGGAGAAAAAGGAGTTCCATAAGCTCTTTGTCCCGGCCCAAACCTATACACCCATGGAGATTGAAAAACTCAAGGCGTTGTTGTCCCTGCTCACGGGCAAGATGCTGGACCGGTGGGCGTACCTCAGTGAAACCATGATTATCGGCAATGTCGAAGCCTTTGCCGGGCAGATCGTCGAACTGGGCCAGACCTATGGGTACGCCCCCCTGGAGATGTGGGGGGATGCCGTACTCAAACAGGCCAGAACCTTTGACATGGCTTCGCTTCCCAAGACCTTAAAAAGCTTTCCCGCTGTAATTGATCAACTCCAGGGCCTTGTCCAAGTTCAAACTTGA
- a CDS encoding aspartate/glutamate racemase family protein has product MKIKIIVPLATDEYNAGVKEEVDTVKAPDCTISIENLKKGPQSIEGRYDEFMAGPDIVKIACKAQDQGFDGIVIDCFGEPLVPVVRELVDIPVIGGFAGALMAASMICQKFSIINVLDRVVAMNRTLVRDYGMAENIASMPVIGMPVNRLKEKKKLTERLVAVSLEAIETHGAQAIVLGCTGMLDVARGVARILKEKGKPAPVIDPTTTAVTMLQSLIRNGLSQSRLTYFKSEEQKAL; this is encoded by the coding sequence ATGAAGATCAAAATCATTGTGCCACTGGCCACGGATGAGTACAACGCCGGTGTTAAGGAAGAGGTGGATACGGTAAAAGCCCCGGACTGCACCATCAGCATCGAAAATCTGAAAAAAGGTCCCCAGTCCATTGAAGGCCGGTACGACGAATTCATGGCCGGACCGGATATCGTCAAAATCGCGTGTAAGGCCCAGGACCAGGGGTTTGACGGCATCGTTATCGATTGCTTTGGCGAACCCCTGGTGCCGGTGGTCCGGGAGTTAGTGGATATCCCTGTCATCGGGGGATTCGCAGGCGCCCTCATGGCGGCCAGCATGATCTGCCAAAAATTTTCCATCATCAATGTGCTGGACAGGGTGGTGGCCATGAACCGGACCCTGGTCAGGGATTACGGTATGGCAGAAAATATCGCCTCCATGCCGGTCATCGGGATGCCGGTCAACAGACTCAAAGAGAAGAAAAAACTGACAGAACGGCTGGTGGCGGTGAGCCTGGAGGCCATTGAGACCCACGGCGCCCAGGCTATTGTCCTGGGATGCACCGGCATGCTGGATGTGGCCAGGGGCGTGGCCCGGATACTGAAAGAAAAAGGGAAGCCCGCTCCGGTCATTGATCCCACCACAACCGCAGTGACCATGCTTCAGTCCCTGATACGAAACGGGCTTTCCCAGAGCCGGCTGACCTATTTCAAATCAGAGGAGCAAAAAGCTCTATAG
- a CDS encoding EAL domain-containing protein has protein sequence MSIVGNLRLRYVFGLSAIAILMTTSFFTMQHLISKQRDFSQLINLAGHQSGLTNRIAYFASLMAATDDETEFNQARSQVGLTINKMQAAHKALRDGDRETRIPQVTNDALEIIYKDPMMGLDSALERFLERARNVYETDLDSLSTGSIDYIYLVNYGPHVLEPLLDAAVDEYEHIGRASIVKIERFELIIWLAALAALLLEALFIFRPLEKQVCQALNSLQASVTKLTSTQQRLVEAQRLALVGDWEMDVATGALSCSEQVYEIVGRPMGTVEMNGKNVLEFIHPDDKNLVKNQFNALSRNPEALNMEFRVIRPDGSERLVYQQAASVKGEDGDMAKISATIHDITERKELSNRLDKLSRHIPGFIFQYKRDRNENECMPYVSPGVQQTWGVNTDVLKDDARVLSDLVYEEDLQKLLSSIDDSALSLKTWKAQFRIRHPEKGEIWLEGHATPERMMDGGTLWYGYIWDITERRQAENRIRKLALYDALTGLANRRMLMDRLAHAVALSCREKNYGAVLMLDLDNFKSLNDTRGHDTGDALLVEVGKRLTGCVRKTDTVARLGGDEFVVLLECLGSDEKIGIEKTMAVAEKIRSELNKPYILGDARHIHHTSASVGVAIFNGRDRDESEVLKHADVAMYEAKDLGRNRVCFYSKARQVIVDTRSAMALDMKNGLDNGEFCLYLQPQVSKKGALCGAEALLRWLPRDKPPVSPGSFIPVAESTGLILPLGEWVLKQACTIVMELEKCQLPENFALAVNISAMQFAQENFIDKVRRVFDETGATPLRLKFELTETCLVQDIKRAGNIMKELRNMGLQVELDDFGTGYSSLNSIKNLPLTALKIDASLIRGIEKDEPSRAIVRAALAMARAMSLQTIAEGVETHSQMDYLVSEKCDMIQGYLFAKPMPYEDFLFYLDRKVKTA, from the coding sequence ATGAGTATTGTAGGAAATCTGCGGCTGCGTTATGTATTTGGTTTAAGCGCCATTGCCATTCTTATGACCACCTCATTTTTTACCATGCAGCATCTCATATCAAAACAGCGTGATTTTTCCCAGTTGATTAATCTTGCCGGACACCAGTCCGGCCTGACCAACCGCATTGCATATTTTGCAAGCCTGATGGCGGCCACGGATGATGAAACCGAATTCAACCAGGCCCGAAGTCAGGTGGGACTGACCATTAATAAAATGCAGGCAGCCCACAAGGCGTTAAGGGACGGTGACCGTGAAACCAGGATTCCCCAAGTGACCAATGACGCCCTGGAAATCATTTATAAAGACCCTATGATGGGATTGGACTCTGCTCTGGAACGGTTTCTGGAACGGGCCCGAAACGTGTATGAAACAGATCTGGACAGTTTGTCCACAGGATCCATTGATTATATCTACCTGGTTAATTACGGCCCCCATGTGCTTGAGCCCTTGCTGGACGCAGCGGTTGATGAATATGAACACATCGGCAGAGCCTCCATTGTCAAAATAGAACGGTTTGAGCTGATTATATGGCTGGCAGCACTGGCTGCCTTGCTCCTGGAGGCTTTATTTATTTTCAGGCCGTTGGAAAAACAGGTGTGCCAGGCCCTTAACTCCCTGCAGGCCTCTGTCACCAAGCTGACAAGCACCCAGCAGCGTCTTGTGGAGGCCCAGAGGCTTGCCCTGGTCGGGGACTGGGAGATGGATGTGGCCACAGGCGCCTTAAGCTGTTCGGAGCAGGTCTATGAGATTGTGGGAAGACCCATGGGAACCGTTGAAATGAACGGAAAAAATGTGCTCGAGTTTATTCACCCCGATGATAAAAACCTGGTCAAAAATCAGTTCAATGCCCTGTCCCGGAATCCCGAGGCACTGAATATGGAGTTCCGGGTAATCCGGCCGGACGGATCAGAGCGGCTGGTATATCAACAGGCCGCATCTGTAAAGGGAGAGGATGGTGATATGGCCAAAATTTCAGCGACCATCCATGACATTACCGAACGTAAAGAGTTGTCAAACAGATTGGACAAGCTGTCCCGGCATATTCCCGGATTTATCTTCCAGTATAAGCGGGACAGAAATGAAAACGAATGCATGCCTTATGTCAGTCCGGGGGTGCAGCAGACCTGGGGTGTAAATACCGACGTACTGAAGGACGATGCCCGGGTGCTTTCGGATCTTGTGTATGAAGAAGATCTGCAAAAGTTATTGAGCAGTATTGATGATTCGGCTTTATCGTTAAAAACCTGGAAGGCCCAGTTCAGGATCAGGCACCCGGAAAAAGGAGAGATCTGGCTGGAAGGGCATGCCACGCCGGAGCGCATGATGGACGGCGGAACATTGTGGTACGGCTATATCTGGGATATCACCGAAAGAAGGCAGGCAGAAAACAGGATTCGAAAGCTGGCTCTTTATGACGCATTGACCGGCCTTGCCAACCGGCGCATGCTCATGGACCGGCTGGCCCATGCCGTTGCCTTGTCCTGCAGGGAAAAAAACTATGGGGCCGTGCTCATGCTGGACCTGGATAATTTTAAAAGCCTGAATGATACCAGAGGACATGATACAGGCGATGCACTGCTTGTGGAAGTGGGAAAACGACTTACCGGCTGTGTCCGGAAAACGGATACTGTGGCCCGCCTTGGCGGTGATGAATTTGTTGTGCTTTTGGAATGTCTGGGCAGTGATGAAAAAATAGGCATTGAAAAAACCATGGCTGTGGCGGAAAAGATCAGGTCGGAACTGAACAAGCCCTACATTCTGGGGGATGCCCGGCATATCCACCACACCAGCGCCTCTGTGGGGGTGGCTATTTTCAACGGCAGGGACCGGGATGAAAGCGAGGTGCTCAAACACGCTGATGTGGCCATGTATGAGGCCAAGGATCTGGGGCGTAACCGCGTCTGTTTTTATTCCAAGGCCCGCCAGGTCATTGTGGACACCAGAAGCGCCATGGCCCTGGATATGAAAAACGGCCTGGATAACGGGGAATTCTGCCTGTATCTTCAGCCCCAGGTTTCGAAAAAAGGTGCGTTGTGCGGTGCAGAGGCCCTGCTCAGATGGCTGCCCCGGGATAAACCGCCTGTCAGCCCAGGATCGTTCATCCCTGTGGCCGAAAGTACAGGCCTGATTCTGCCTTTGGGGGAGTGGGTGCTCAAGCAGGCCTGCACCATTGTTATGGAGCTGGAAAAATGCCAGCTTCCTGAAAATTTTGCCCTGGCCGTAAATATCAGTGCCATGCAGTTTGCCCAGGAAAATTTTATTGACAAGGTCAGGCGGGTATTTGATGAAACCGGTGCCACACCGTTGCGATTGAAATTTGAACTCACCGAAACCTGCCTGGTTCAGGATATCAAACGTGCCGGAAATATTATGAAAGAACTTCGCAACATGGGGCTTCAGGTTGAACTCGATGATTTCGGAACCGGTTACTCTTCCCTGAACTCCATTAAAAACCTGCCCCTGACTGCACTGAAGATTGATGCCTCTCTGATCCGCGGCATTGAGAAGGATGAGCCCAGCAGAGCCATTGTCCGGGCGGCCCTTGCCATGGCCCGGGCCATGTCGCTGCAAACCATAGCCGAAGGGGTGGAAACCCACAGCCAGATGGATTACCTTGTGTCAGAAAAGTGCGATATGATCCAGGGTTATCTTTTTGCCAAGCCCATGCCCTATGAGGATTTTCTCTTTTACCTTGACCGGAAAGTAAAAACAGCCTGA
- the ptsP gene encoding phosphoenolpyruvate--protein phosphotransferase, producing the protein MEQLKESINRKEPDHLNLLFDMGELASIITSGSDIEAFLTGATELVAKHLKAHVCSIYLFDSRSKALVLRATRGLKPEAVNRVRMLPGEGLVGQCFSQDRILRVGNARTSPGFKYFDNAGEEPFNSFLCVPIRRGVVKIGVLVVQQRQMDHFTLLDERALRTAATQLAGAIENARLLMALASESDTPGDDPDITSNKFPAFIKGKSNGSGMAIGTIRPSRRRRKAILLEEDTSNITYSLADFQTAVEKTIDELKDLQDKFAASLPESESLIFTAHFMMLKDKNFTGKMKSLVEQGLSPVAAIQQVTQKYIKVFSDSPHAYMQEKAVDVEDLGIRLLSHLKTVHAPRAVDRGTIFVTQDIYPSDMLKLTADGIRGIVLVSGGVTSHVAILARSLSIPLIIADDPVFLDLPDTTRLLLDAGQGNIYINPDDNTLSIFKANQEVENRAKARQMKPVTYTLDNRRIRLLANINLLSEIDMARELKAEGIGLYRTEFPFLIRSGFPSEDEQYLIYKGLFDKTEPGTVTTVRTLDAGGEKVIKHADFIQEANPALGLRSIRFSLKYRQIFQTQIKAILRAAHGREKVRLMFPLICSIDEFLEAKQIVAQCVRQMEIEGVSHKNDPELGLMIELPSVLATIDEFAELTDFFAIGTNDFIQYMLGADRSNKLVADHYIPYHPAVNRGIAKIAEAATGHGIDVSVCGEMAHDPDHIPFLIGVGITTLSVDPKFLPRVQTAVMETRFSTARDYARRLLDQTRVKDAADVFNTRPGKCSPAEKQPSS; encoded by the coding sequence GTGGAGCAATTAAAAGAGAGTATAAATAGAAAAGAACCTGACCATCTTAATCTGCTGTTCGACATGGGGGAACTGGCCTCCATCATTACCAGCGGATCAGACATTGAAGCCTTTCTGACCGGAGCCACCGAACTTGTGGCAAAGCACCTCAAGGCCCATGTCTGCTCCATCTACCTTTTTGACTCCCGTTCCAAAGCCCTGGTGCTGAGAGCCACCCGGGGCCTGAAACCCGAAGCGGTCAACCGGGTCAGGATGCTGCCCGGAGAAGGTCTTGTGGGCCAGTGCTTTTCCCAGGACCGGATTCTTCGGGTGGGCAACGCCAGAACGAGCCCGGGGTTTAAATATTTTGACAATGCCGGTGAAGAGCCTTTTAATTCTTTTCTTTGTGTACCCATTCGGCGGGGGGTGGTAAAAATCGGCGTTCTGGTGGTCCAGCAGCGGCAGATGGACCATTTTACCCTGCTTGATGAGCGTGCATTGAGAACTGCGGCCACCCAGCTGGCCGGTGCCATTGAAAATGCAAGGCTGCTTATGGCCCTGGCTTCTGAGTCAGATACTCCGGGTGACGACCCGGATATTACTTCAAATAAATTTCCCGCATTCATTAAAGGCAAATCCAACGGATCCGGCATGGCCATAGGCACGATCCGGCCTTCACGAAGAAGGCGAAAGGCCATCCTGCTTGAGGAAGACACATCCAATATCACTTACTCTCTTGCTGACTTTCAAACCGCCGTTGAAAAAACCATTGATGAATTAAAGGATCTGCAGGATAAATTTGCCGCAAGTCTTCCGGAAAGCGAATCCCTGATTTTCACGGCCCACTTCATGATGCTCAAGGATAAAAATTTCACGGGAAAAATGAAATCCCTTGTGGAACAGGGGCTTTCGCCTGTGGCAGCCATCCAGCAGGTCACGCAGAAATACATAAAAGTATTCTCGGACAGCCCCCATGCCTATATGCAGGAAAAAGCTGTGGATGTTGAGGATTTAGGCATTCGTCTTCTGTCCCACCTCAAGACCGTGCACGCGCCCAGAGCTGTGGACAGGGGAACTATTTTTGTTACCCAGGACATCTATCCCTCGGACATGCTGAAACTCACCGCAGACGGCATCCGGGGCATTGTGCTGGTGAGCGGCGGCGTCACCTCCCACGTCGCCATTCTTGCCCGCTCCTTATCCATCCCGCTGATCATTGCCGATGACCCCGTATTTCTGGATCTGCCCGACACAACCCGGCTGTTGCTGGATGCAGGCCAGGGGAATATTTACATCAATCCCGACGACAACACTCTGTCCATATTCAAGGCCAATCAGGAGGTTGAAAACCGGGCAAAGGCCCGACAGATGAAGCCTGTCACCTACACCCTTGACAACAGGCGCATCCGGCTGCTTGCCAACATCAACCTGCTCAGTGAAATCGACATGGCCCGGGAACTGAAAGCCGAAGGCATTGGGCTTTACCGTACGGAATTTCCATTCCTGATCCGGTCCGGCTTTCCTTCGGAAGACGAACAATACCTTATTTATAAAGGACTGTTTGACAAGACTGAACCAGGAACCGTCACCACGGTGCGCACCCTGGACGCCGGCGGAGAAAAAGTAATAAAACACGCGGATTTCATCCAGGAGGCCAACCCGGCGTTGGGGTTACGTTCCATCCGCTTTTCATTGAAATACCGTCAGATTTTCCAGACCCAGATCAAAGCCATTTTAAGGGCTGCCCATGGCAGGGAAAAGGTCCGCCTGATGTTCCCCTTGATCTGTTCCATTGATGAATTTTTAGAGGCAAAACAGATCGTGGCGCAGTGTGTACGCCAGATGGAAATAGAAGGCGTATCGCACAAAAATGATCCTGAATTGGGTTTAATGATCGAACTGCCGTCGGTGCTTGCCACCATAGATGAATTCGCAGAACTGACAGATTTTTTCGCCATCGGCACCAATGACTTTATCCAGTATATGCTGGGTGCGGACCGGAGTAACAAGCTGGTGGCCGATCACTACATTCCTTACCATCCTGCCGTAAACCGCGGCATTGCAAAAATTGCAGAGGCGGCGACCGGCCATGGCATTGATGTCTCCGTGTGCGGAGAAATGGCCCATGATCCCGACCATATTCCCTTCCTGATCGGGGTGGGGATCACCACCCTCAGCGTGGACCCCAAATTTCTGCCCAGGGTCCAAACGGCTGTGATGGAGACACGTTTTTCCACGGCAAGGGACTATGCCCGACGTTTACTGGACCAAACCCGGGTTAAGGATGCCGCTGATGTATTCAACACCAGACCCGGCAAATGCAGTCCTGCCGAAAAGCAACCCTCATCCTGA
- a CDS encoding DUF917 domain-containing protein has protein sequence MMKLGEKELKDIANGACLLASGGGGTNQAPEWIIPEILKIAAHVDLIGLDEVTPKTSGAVAVCMGSPLALKQIGFHGSVFRAWDLLEQTLDRKFAFAVPGEIGSVNTLIAMLTAVKKGIPALDADGSGRAVPTLSMTTYAQPIPISPFTLANEAASTFHEPDARAVLYGKTPADIENMARPFISVPGEFDQTGGVAGWAMKQKDLTTKNPLIWGTVTKARDVGRALRKYQDPMEALHSALGKDVSLIIRGKLTRIVQAASGGFDRGVLTFEDGKKTIHVVNQNENMIAWDAGTSCPVAMAPDGIGYVNKKGRALSNADIQEGDKVYVVGIRAQERLRTDTYLKAQFLTGLKNVGYYGKYVPIENLS, from the coding sequence ATGATGAAACTTGGAGAAAAGGAACTCAAAGACATTGCCAACGGCGCCTGCCTTCTGGCAAGCGGGGGCGGAGGCACCAACCAGGCCCCGGAATGGATCATCCCGGAAATTTTAAAGATTGCCGCCCATGTGGACCTGATCGGCCTTGACGAGGTGACGCCTAAAACCTCGGGGGCTGTGGCGGTCTGTATGGGATCGCCCCTGGCTCTCAAGCAGATCGGTTTCCACGGTTCGGTGTTCAGGGCCTGGGATCTTCTGGAGCAAACCCTGGACAGGAAATTCGCCTTTGCCGTTCCCGGGGAAATCGGGTCGGTCAACACCCTGATCGCCATGCTTACGGCGGTTAAAAAAGGTATTCCGGCCCTGGACGCCGACGGGTCAGGCAGGGCCGTCCCCACCCTGTCCATGACGACCTATGCCCAGCCCATTCCCATTTCCCCCTTTACCCTGGCCAACGAAGCCGCATCCACGTTCCATGAACCTGACGCCCGGGCCGTCCTCTATGGGAAGACCCCCGCAGACATAGAAAACATGGCCAGACCCTTTATTTCCGTACCGGGAGAGTTTGACCAAACCGGAGGCGTGGCCGGCTGGGCCATGAAACAAAAGGATCTTACGACAAAAAATCCCCTGATCTGGGGAACCGTTACAAAAGCCCGTGACGTGGGCCGGGCCCTGCGCAAATATCAGGACCCCATGGAGGCGCTTCACAGTGCACTGGGCAAGGACGTTTCCCTGATTATCCGGGGGAAATTAACCCGGATCGTCCAGGCGGCATCCGGCGGGTTTGACAGGGGTGTCCTGACCTTTGAGGACGGAAAGAAAACCATCCATGTGGTCAACCAGAACGAAAACATGATCGCCTGGGATGCCGGCACCAGTTGTCCTGTGGCCATGGCTCCGGACGGCATCGGATATGTTAATAAAAAGGGCCGGGCACTGTCCAATGCCGATATCCAGGAGGGGGACAAGGTCTATGTGGTGGGCATCAGGGCCCAGGAGCGGCTCCGGACCGATACCTACCTCAAAGCCCAGTTCCTGACCGGATTAAAGAACGTCGGGTACTATGGCAAATATGTTCCCATTGAAAATCTGTCCTAA